Within Miscanthus floridulus cultivar M001 unplaced genomic scaffold, ASM1932011v1 os_1010_1_2, whole genome shotgun sequence, the genomic segment ctcttcttccttgAAGCCGGACCAAGACCCAGGATACTATCTATCTTCTCATTCCCTTGTCGAGCAATTATGTACTCATATGGGATCAGATTCATGCCATCCCTCACTGCAGTAACCAAACAGCACTCCGCGACAACATAATAAGCCATCCTCTCATAGAACTGCAGAGGCTTATCAATCAGTATCACTGGCTGGTAATCTGGCTGCCCGAATGCATCGTTGATGCGCTTCACCATCGCATCACTCTCTTCCTGTACCTCCTTCACATCCTTTCCCCGCCCCCTTGCTGGATTGGCAATCTGAACAAGCACCACCCTTCCCCGCCATTCCGGATGCTGCATCAGGAGCTGCTCAAATGCCAAAAGCTTCAAGCTAATTCCTTTGAAGATATCCATATCATCAACACCAAGCAACAGCAGCCGGTTCTGATGATGGAACTGTTTCAGAAGCTCACCAACCTTGACCCCAAGCTCCGGGAGGTTGAGGACTGACTGTAACTGCTCCAAGTGAACTCCCACAGGCAAGATCTTGATAGTTACTgtccgaccgtagtactccagaGCAATGTAGCCCCTCTGCGACTCGTACTTCAACCCGAGCATCCTGCTGCAGCATGACAAGAAGTGTCTGGCATAATCAAAAGTGTGGAACCCAATCAGATCGGCATTCAGCAGCGACCGGAGCAGCTCCTCACGCACAGGTAGGGTCTTGTAGATCTCCGACGACGGGAACGGGCTATGAAGGAAGAACCCAAGCTTGACCCGGTTGAAGCGCTTGCGCAGGAACGTCGGGAGCACCATGAGATGGTAATCGTGCACCCAGACGAAGTCTTCGTCGGGGCTGATCACCTCCAGGATCTTGTCGGCGAAGATCTTGTTGACCGACACGTAGGCCTGCCACAGGAGTCGGTCGAAGCGGCCACCGAGCTCCGGCGACAGTGGCAGCATGTAATGGAACAGTGGCCAGAGCTGCTGCTTGCAGAAGCCGTGGTAGAAGCGGGAGCGGAGGTCGGCAGGCAGGAAGGTGGGCACGCAGCCGAAGCCCTCGAGAAGCTCGTGCGCGACCTCGTCGTGCTCGGCGGGGGGCACGTCGTGGCGGAGGCCGCCGACGTAGACGAACTCCATGTCCGCGCGGCCGTGGTGCGCGCGGAGGCTGTCCTTGACCTGCAGCAGGAGGCTATCCTGGTCCCACGCGAAGTCCCAGCCGCCGCCAGCGCGGCGGGAGGCGCGCACGGGGAGCTGGTTGGCGACGATGATGACGCGCTCCAGAGGCGCGTGCTCGGAGTGGTCGGAGGCCGCGGAGGCGGCGTCCGCGTCGGCGTCGTCGTCGGAGACGTCGAGGTCCGGCACAATGCCGGACGCCGTCACCACGCGCGGTATCAGGCGGCGCCCCAGCGGCGGCAGCGGgtcgccgctgctgccgccggaGGCGAGCTCCAGGAGGTTGGAGTAGGATCTCGACACCATCCCCGCACACCGAATCAGAGCAAGCTGATGATGAACCTCCCAACCAAGATTCGATCTTCACCACTCGCCTCGCCTCGCACACAAATCGCCACCGGAACCTGGACAATCTGTGATCCGGCCGGCGAACAGTTTGGAGGTCCGAGGAGAAAGCTTGAGCAAGAATGGCCGGCAGGGAAGGAAAAGGATCTATCCACCAGTCTCCGGCGGAGAAGAGAAGAGATAAATCTCGGCAAGGAATGGAATCGGCGGAGCAAGTAATAATCAGGAACCGAACTGAAAAGGCGGCCCTCCCTTTCCGAAAGAAAAACCCAAGAGCTTTCGGCCAAAATCAATCCAGACGACCGAGGAGGAGCAAGCGTCTCAGGTGCTCCAGCTGGGACGGCCActactccctccctccctccctcgacAGACAGGCAGGGGACAAGAGAATCCCGCGTGCTCGCCGACGACGACCAGTTCCTGGACCAGCATTTGCCCTCCACCTTGCTCTCTCCCAAACACACGCCAGCACCAGCTAATAAGTAGGAATGGCTGGAGAAAAGGATCTGACGGAGCAAGGAAAGCAAATCCCTTCCCAGGGAGGAGGATTCGAGCGAGAGGCGTGGGTAGCGCCACTCGCTGGTTGGGATCGGGAGGCGGAACGGAGCGAAGCGATTCTTGGCCTCGGGTCGCGTGCGGGGTGGAGTGGTGGCTCTTGAGGGATCGCAAGAGCTGCTGCAGGGCAGCAGGGGACGCCGATCCGTTGTTTAAGTAGGAGCAGCAGGAGCAGGCGCGAGTTGGGATAAGCTTTAGCAAGCTGCGGTTTTTTAAGCAGAGACGCCGAGCTGGGCAGCAGAGGCCAGAGGGGCTCGCGATGGATGGGGGAGGGAGGCCAGAGGGAACAACCCTGTGTTTTTCTTGTTTGTCGCTCAGGTGACCCGACTTGCTGTCTGCCCACCCACCTGCCTGATCCTGATCTGATCACAGAGGGTCACGATTATGGTATGCTGCGTCGAATTTGTAGCACCGTGTGAGATCGGAACGTTATCCTGTCCTGTTTGTTGGTTTTAGATTAGATAGCGAGCACACGTTTTGGTTGCTCAAATTGTGTGTTGAGAGTGGAATTCCGGGTGGGATTTATTCCTCCTCTGTATATCTACCAACAATAAGCTGGACGTAAGGAAGAAGCGTTCCTTGCGAAACATGGGCCCTGTTTGATTTCCGCTTCTCCCAGACACGCTTGATTATAATCTAAGCGAAGATTTTCTCGCTTCGCTTTTTGCTTCTCGTAGTTCAAATCTCTGAAGCAGGCTTACCACATAAGTGAGAATCGGTGGAAATAAGCAAAGCGTTTGGCGGGATTTTCgtttatttccaccgataagccgcttataagcggaaacaaacagggccctGGACTCTTATCTGTCCCCCGGCCGCTCCGTTTCGGATTTTCCTTTCATTCCTGGCTGTACAAACAATATTTTGACTTCTCTTGTTTGCGAGGAAGAAAAGACTGGATAGATAATCAGCATattcgtttgttggttttagtTAGGACTTAttacaatatttttttttcacaacgAAGTCATCACCGGTCAGACTTATCATTCCACAAACCGACCAGCCGGACAGGGTGAATGACGTGGGTGCTTGCGTTGTTTGCTCTCCTGCCTGCAACTCCTAAGCTCGTTCGTCGATCCCATCTGGACTAGTAGACAAGGAATCACCCCTAAACAAATCCCTGTGCCTGCAGCAGGCTGCAGCCGCAGTATTTGTAGTATTTCATAGATAGTCCTCGATCAGCATGTGATTAACAGGAGCCTGAGGGACCACCTTGGAAAGTTTGGTTGCTCACACCTCACGCAGAAGAAGAGACGAGACAGTGCAGTACAGAGGGGGCTAGCTGGAAGCGTGAGTTCCCACGATCTTATCTGCCAAGGCCGAGAGGGACCACGCTGCGCCGAGCCCCATCCACTTCCGGAGCCTCTCCAGCCGTCCGATCCCATCGGCCGGCCAGGGGAAAGCGCGTGGGGTAAACATCCGTATGCGTCGGGTGTGTGAGGCCTTCTTTATTTCCTCTCCTAAAGTTTACTTCCGGTTTAAttgaatatagactaaaaaataacaatTTGTACAGTTTTATAACTAATTtatgagacaaatcttttaagcttaattagtctatgatttgacaatgtggtgctacagtaacacatgtgctaatgacggattaattaggcttaataaattcgtctcgcagattactgacggattctgtaatttatttttttattaatatacgAACATCCTATGCGAACACCTTCATGTAATACCTAAAAATTTTACACCCAGGATTTAAATAAGGCCTGAGATCGGCGCTCGGCGAGGGTGGCCCCTCGGGCCCCCGCGCACGTGCGACCGCCTACATGTCGGCCAAGGAGGGCGCCGTGGCACATGCCGCGGCCCAGCTGTCGTCGGCCTACCTGTAGGAAGCGAAAGGGTTTCCTGGTGCAAGGGGCCCGTCGTCGGCCGCCGGGAGCTTGGCCGGCCAGAGACCCGGTCCACGACGGTGCCAGAGTGCCGACGTACTGCCGAGGAGTGAGCACGCTTGTGAACCACTGTGGATTAGGGATGAAAAGGGTCGGAAACAGTCGAAAACCTCTCAATCGTCttctacttttacatttaaaTACGAAaaacgaaaacgaacacgaacttacggaatatcgagaatttaaaaaacgaactaattcgagcggaattatattgaacacggtcggtatacgaaaaatcaatacgAAATATTGACCCATAGGACCAAGTGTATAACAATTAATAAGtgaataataattaacaagtcctacaactttcttaaaaagtatctccattcgacaccatgtaaggaagatatgatttttcttagGCAACAAGCGCTTGCATGTGATTTAATATACCGCTGAAATTTTGTataatttttttgaacatcttaaaAACCTAAAAtgaaaaaaactaaaaactataaagttgtagatcatgtcgagacctacaattttcatataaaaatcatcttcatccgagatcgtataaaaaagatacaatttttttttaagGTTGGACTTCTAGTGGGCCAAATTTGATTTAAACCGAATTTCGAAACCGAATTTCAAATTCGGGGtattccgaattaaaagtagaaaagtagaaaatggTCAGAAAAATGTCTAAACCATTTTTGTCCTGGTTTCGAATTTGGTGTTCTGAATTTCGAATCGAATTCGACTTTGTCTAAAAATA encodes:
- the LOC136533610 gene encoding alpha,alpha-trehalose-phosphate synthase [UDP-forming] 6-like; translation: MVSRSYSNLLELASGGSSGDPLPPLGRRLIPRVVTASGIVPDLDVSDDDADADAASAASDHSEHAPLERVIIVANQLPVRASRRAGGGWDFAWDQDSLLLQVKDSLRAHHGRADMEFVYVGGLRHDVPPAEHDEVAHELLEGFGCVPTFLPADLRSRFYHGFCKQQLWPLFHYMLPLSPELGGRFDRLLWQAYVSVNKIFADKILEVISPDEDFVWVHDYHLMVLPTFLRKRFNRVKLGFFLHSPFPSSEIYKTLPVREELLRSLLNADLIGFHTFDYARHFLSCCSRMLGLKYESQRGYIALEYYGRTVTIKILPVGVHLEQLQSVLNLPELGVKVGELLKQFHHQNRLLLLGVDDMDIFKGISLKLLAFEQLLMQHPEWRGRVVLVQIANPARGRGKDVKEVQEESDAMVKRINDAFGQPDYQPVILIDKPLQFYERMAYYVVAECCLVTAVRDGMNLIPYEYIIARQGNEKIDSILGLGPASRKKSMLVVSEFIGCSPSLSGAIRVNPWNIDSVADAMDYALEMPAGEKVLRHEKHHRYVSTHDVGYWANSCLQDLERICLDHNRRRCWGIGFGLKFRVVALDPNFKKLAVEHLVSAYRRTTKRVILLDYDGTLMPQTSFGKSPTSRTIDVLNSLCRDKNNTVFLVSAKSRMTLNEWFLPCESLGLAAEHGYFLRLRRDAEWETCVPVIDCSWKQIAEPVMKTYTETTDGSTIENKETAIVWCYEDADPDFGSCQAKELHEHLESVLSNEPVSVKAGPNLVEVKPQGVSKGLVAKRILSTMQERGDLLDFVLCVGDDRSDEDMFEVIMTAARGMSLQPEAEVFACTVGRKPSKAKYYLDDPADIVRLVQGLANVSDDDKTHAPPLAAATAAATITEVNRGTGSAPYS